The sequence CCAAGCAGAAGCGCCTGCACATCACGGACCGACACACCCAGTTCCAGAGCGATGAAGGTGCGGTACCGCGCCGTGTCCAGTATGCCTGCCATACCCATCACCCGTTGGGCAGGAAACCCGCTGGCTGCATGCGCCACGGATGTCATGGCGTCGAGGGGATTAGAAACCACAATAATGATGGCATCGGGGCTATCCGCCGCAAATCGTTCGGTAACGGATCGGACGATATTGGCGTTCAGTTCCAGCAGGTCGTCGCGCGACATATCGGCCGTGCGAGGCCGCCCCGCCGTAATCACGCAAATATCTGATCCGGCCGTGTTTTCATACGCATTGGTTCCGGTGACGCGGGTGTCGAAACCATGCACAGGCGCGGATTCCTGCATGTCGAGCGCTTTTCCCTGCGGGAGGCCCTCTACGATGTCGATGAGAACCACTTCGTTCACTATATCCTTTCTGGCCACGCAATCGGCAACGGTGGCTCCAACGTTTCCGGCTCCGATGACAGTGAGTTTAGCCATGACTTTTTGCAATGCTTGGTAGGCAAAGGCAATACATTGCCTCTGCCCGAAGAGAATGGGGCGATGCCGCGACAATATACGCCGTGTGCGTATTCACATGGGATTTACGGGATATTATCTTGTCCCGTCGCGGCATTTTGTCTACCTTTTCCCGTCAGGGGTAGATACTGTGCTCCGGGTTCGCCTGCCGCGTTCCGATTTCACTACATGTTTTCGCAGCTTTTCTTTTTCTTTTTCGCCGCGGTGGCGATCGCTTCAGGGATCGGGCTCATCGTTTCCAGAAGTCCCGTTTCCGGGGCGCTTTGGCTCGTACTCAACCTGTTTTGCGTGGCGGCTCTGTACATCACGATGAACGCCCGATTTCTCGGCGTGATACAGATTCTCGTGTACGCCGGGGCCATCATGGTGCTCTTTCTTTTCGTCATCATGCTGCTGAATCTCGCGGCGCTCCCGAAGCTGCAGAGCCTGAACCGGAAACTTGTCGTTGCCTTTGTATTGGGTATGGCCATACTCGCCCAGCTGATGTACGTATTGGCTGCCAGCCTGGACCTTTTGCCCGAACCGACGATGCCGGACGCTGCTTCCGGGTCTGCTTCGGCGCTCGGTCAGGAATTGCTGACGAGATATGCATTGCCCCTTGAAATCATCGGCATTCTGCTGTTGGTGGCCACGATCGGGGCCGTGCTTCTTGCCCGGAGAAAGTTCGAGTAAATGATATGGAATTGACGCTTGCCTGGTATTTGTCGCTAAGCGCCGTCCTGTTTACGATCGGCGCGCTCGGCGTACTGCTGCGCCGCAATGCGATCGTTGTATTCATGTCGATCGAATTGATGCTCAATGCCGTCAATATCACGCTGGTGGCGTTCAGCCGGTCCATGGGCGATGTGGCGGGGCAAGTACTGGTTTTTTTCGTGATGGCGGTAGCGGCGGCGGAAGCTGCCGTGGGGCTTGCCATCGTCATTGCGTTGTTCCGGAAGAAAGAGACGGTCGATCTCAGCCGGTTCAACCTGTTCAGGTTTTAGGTAACGACCCATACGCTCCTGATGGGGTGAATCCGATATGCAAGGGGACCTGCTGGTAGGTCTTATTATCCTGTTGCCGCTGATAGGAGCGGTATGCATTGGCCTGAGCGGCTTGTTCATGCCTGATTTGCGCCCCTACGAGGGGCTTATCGGGGGACTGGCTACTGCGATGGTGGCCATCCCGTTCGCCATAACCGTCTATCTTTTTGTCGGTTATGGAGGGGAGCCTCTACTCGTCGACTATTACACCTGGATGTCGGCGGGCGATTTCGAGCTTTCGTTCGCCTATCGCATCGATGCCCTTTCCCTGCTCATGACCCTGGTCGTCACGGGCGTCGGGGGCGTCATTCATCTGTATTCGATCGGATACATGCACGGCGACAGGGGATACTGGCGGTTCTTCGCCTATCTGAACCTGTTCATCTTCGCCATGCTGAATCTGGTGCTGGCGGACAATGTGCCGGTACTCTTTCTGGGCTGGGAGGGGGTCGGATTGTGCTCCTGGCTGCTGATCGGATTTTGGTACGAGAATTTCAGGAACAGCGCGGCGGCGAACAAGGCCTTCATCATGAACCGGATAGGCGATTTTGCCTTCCTGCTGGCCATATTTCTGCTCTACCGGGAAGTTGGCGCGCTCGATTTCGGCAGCCTGCTTCAGGCCGTCGATACGCTTCCGCAGCATGTGGTCAACTGGGTCGTCCTGTTGCTCTTCATCGGGGCAACGGGCAAAAGCGCGCAGATACCCCTGTTTACCTGGCTGCCGGACGCCATGGCGGGACCGACCCCTGTGTCCGCACTCATTCATGCGGCCACCATGGTTACCAGCGGGCTGTACCTGCTCGCCCGTTTTTCGCCCGTCGTGCTGGAAGCGCCGACCGTCATGGCGGTTATCGCCATCGTCGGCGCCCTGACGGCCATTATGGCGGCCACCGTGGCGACCGTGCAGAACGATATCAAGAAAGTGCTGGCCTACTCGACGGTCTCGCAGCTTGGATACATGTTTGCGGCAGCGGGTGTCGGGGCCTTTTTCGTGTCGATTTTTCACGTGGTTACGCATGCCTTTTTCAAGGGATGCCTCTTTTTGGGATCCGGAAGCGTGATTCATGCGATGCATGCCGTCGAGCATGACCTGAAGGAAGAAGATTTGCTCTCGGAGACGGATGATGATTCGGATGAGGTGCTCGTCCATCCGTTCGATCCGCAGGATATGCGAACTATGGGAGGGCTTTCCCGGTACTTGCCGGCCACGGGCCTGACGTACCTTATCGCGACACTTGCTATTGCGGGTCTGCCCCCGCTTGCGGGCTTCTTTTCCAAGGACGAAATCCTCTTCCGGGTGTTCGAGTACGGGTACGACGGCCATGCGTATGCCTGGTTTGTCTGGTTGATCGGGATCGTTACGGCATTTCTGACGGCGTTCTACATGATGCGGTCGTATATGCTCACGTTTGAGGGAAGGTCGCGATGGCCTGCATCCGACCGGATACAGCCGAGCGAATCGCCCTGGACCATGACGGTTCCGTTGTGGATCCTCGCCGTGTTGTCCGTACTGGGCGGGTTTATCGGTTTGCCCGCCGTAATCGGGCACGGCCGATTCAACTGGATTCATCACTGGCTGGGTGCGCCATACGGCGGGCCGGTAGCTGAGCCGCCCGCTGTCGAACATGGCGCCGGGTTTATCTGGATTGAATGGGCGCTGCTGATCGTCGGCGCGCTCATTGCCGTAGCGGGCATCCGTTTCGCCATGCGGGCCTATGGAGTGCACGGGTTGGCTTTTGACGAGCGCATCGCCCGGCGCCTGGGCGGCCTGTACCGGATATGGCAAGGCAAGTATTTCTGGGATGCGTTCTACGACCGCGCCGTGGTGCGTCCCGTCTTGCGGTTGGCCAGGCAGGGTTGCGCCGCTTTCGACGCCCGGGTGGTGGATGCCGGGGTAAATGGTCTTGCAAACCTGATTGCTGCGGTGAGTCGTCTCGTGCGCCGCATGCAAACCGGCCGTGTGCAGCACTATGCTACAATAATCCTGCTGGGCGCTGTTTTCGTCGTAGCGATCATGCTTGTTCTGTGATTTCCATGGGCGCCATGTCGATTCCGTATATCACGTCTCTTGTTATTTTCGCACCCCTTGCGGGTGCACTGCTGACCCTTATGGCGCGCAGCGATCACGCTGTACGGTGGATCGCACTGGGGACGACAGGGATCGCGTTCCTGCTGTCCATCGTGCTTTTTGCAGCGTTCGACGCTTCCGCGGAACTGGCCGGGACGACCCAGTTGGTCGATACATTCACCTGGTTTCCGGAGAGCGCAGATATAAAATACTTTGTCGGCATTGACGGGCTCAGCCTGCTGCTTGTCATGCTTACGACGCTTCTTGGCCCCATCGTCGTGCTTTCTTCCTGGAATTACATAGGCAGGCAACGCAAGGGATATTACACGCTTCTGCTCATTCTTCAGACCGGAGTTACCGGCGTTTTCTGCGCATTCGACGTATTTCTGTTCTACATCTTTTTCGAACTCACGCTGATCCCGATGTATTTCATCATCGGGATATGGGGCGGGCCCCGGCGCATCTACGCCGCCGTCAAGTTCGTGTTGTTTACCCTGACGGGCTCGCTGCTGATGCTGGTCGGGATTCTCTATCTCGGCTATGCAGCGGGCGATGCGGTGAACGGCGGCGTCTTCACGACGGACTGGTACAAGTTGCTGGCATTCGATACGCCGGTGGGCCTGCAAACCTGGCTGTTCCCGATTTTTGCGCTTGCGTTCGCCGTCAAGGTGCCGATTTTTCCCTTGCATACCTGGCTGCCGGATGCGCATGTGGAGGCCCCGACGGGCGGATCGGTGATCCTTGCCGGCGTACTCCTGAAGATGGGCACCTACGGGCTCGTGCGCTTTTGTCTGCCCTTTTTCCCTAACGCCGCGTACGATTACGCACTTCCTTTCGCTATCCTTGCGGTCATCGGCATTATTTACGGGGCGCTTGTCTCCAGGGTACAGTCCGACGCCAAGAGTCTTGTGGCCTATTCTTCGATCAGCCACCTCGGTTTCGTCGTGCTCGGTATTTTTGCGTTCACGATGGAGGCTATGCAGGGCGCCGTCATTCAGATGGTTAATCATGGATTGTCCACAGGAGCGCTCTTTTTGCTCCTCGGCATGTTGTACGAACGCCGCCACACCCGCGAAATGGACGATTTCGGAGGGATTGCCCGGACTGTTCCCATCCTCACGTTCTTCATGATCTTTTCGGTACTCGCATCCGCGGGATTGCCGGGGCTGAACGGTTTTGTGGGTGAGTTCATGATCCTTCTCGGGGCATTCCGGAGTGACCTGATTGGACATCCCGTGCTGATTGCCGCGGCGACGACCGGTGTCATTCTGGCGGCCGTATATCTTTTGTGGATGGTCTACAAGACGTTTTTCGGGGAGCTCGACAACGAGGCGAACCGCACCATGCATGATATGACGGGCCGTGAAATTGCGCTCATGGTTCCGCTGGTCGTGCTTATGTTTGTGCTGGGCTTCGCTCCGAACCGGTTTTTACAAAAAAGCGAACCGGCCACGCAGTTTCTGCTGGATTCGATTCGCGAAAAACGGATGGCTGCGGAGAATGTCCGCGGCACACAAGACGCCACTCGTTTTTTTGGGTATTCTTCTCCGACGCCCGACTCGGAGACGGCAACGGGTTCGCACTCCGACGGGACGCCCGAAACGGCTTTTTCGGATGTAAGCAACTGATTTATCGTATACGCCATGTCTTTCGTTTCCTACCCTGAACGCATTGTGTTTTTCCGTTGTCTGCCGCTTGCGGCAGCGGGTTTACTGGCGGCGTGCCTGCTGCTACCGGGCCCGGCATGGTCGGCGCCGCCCGTCCTGCCGCAGGAATCCGGCGTAGAACAGGTCACGGACGATCACGCCGAGGTCCCTGGTGACCACGCCGGGGCTGCCCACGACGAGCAGGAAGCCGCCCACGACGAGCAAGAGACTGCGCACGATGGGCAGGAAGCCGGGGACCATGCTCCCGCCGACGCCCATGCCGGCGCGGCGGAGCACGCCGGCGGGGAAGACGATCACCATGGCCCGTTGCCCCCCGTATGGCTTGTCCTGCCGTTTATCACGCTGTTGCTCATGATTGCGACGGGGCCGCTTTTCTATGCGCACCACTGGCACCGCCATTACCCGAAGTATGCGGTGGCGCTCGGCGCCATCGTGGTGATCTATTATCTGTTCGTGCTGGGCTCGTCGGTTCCCATGGTGCATGCACTGGCCGAGTATCTTTCCTTCATTGCCCTGGTCGCTTCCCTGTTTATCGCCGCTTCAGGCATTTTCCTCAGTCTGAATGCGCGCGGTACCCCATGGACTAATTCCATACTGCTGTTCGTGGGCTCTGTTGTGGCCAACCTGATTGCCACGACCGGAGCGGCGATGCTCTTCATCCGGCCCTACATGCGTCTCAACAAGGGCCGCCTGAAACCCTACCATATCGTCTTTTTCATTTTTCTTGTCGCCAATGTCGGCGGCGGCCTTACTCCTATAGGCGATCCGCCGCTCTTTCTGGGTTTTCTGCGCGGCGTGCCTTTTTTCTGGACGTTCACCCACGTCTGGTATATCTGGCTGCCGACCATGCTTCTTCTGTTGGGTATTTTTTACGTCATCGATGCGCGCAACAAGCAGGAAGCGCCGGCTATCGACGCCTCCCGCGGCCTGATGGGTATCGTAGGCAGTAAGAACTTCATATGGGTCCTGGTGGTCATTCTTTCCGTGTTCATCGATCCGCAGGTTTTCGGATGGGTGCCCCGATTGCATATAGGCAGTGTCCATTTGCCGTTCGGCATCCGCGAGCTCATTATGTTTTCGGTATGCGTGCTCGCTTTCGTGTTCGCCGACAAGACCGCCCTGAAAAAGAACGAGTTTACGTTCGAGCCTATCCGGGAAGTAGGCTGGCTGTTTCTCGGCATTTTTGCGACGATGCAGCCGGCCCTTCAACTCATCAGCGAGTTTGCGCACCAGAACTCCGATTCGCTTTCCGTGGGCATGTTTTACTGGGCTACGGGAGTCCTTTCGGGTATTCTGGACAATGCGCCGACGTACCTGAACTTCCTCGCGGCGGCCATGGGTAAATTCGGGCTGGATGTGAGCGTGGCGGCGCAGGTCAGGGAATTTGCGGCGGGGGTCGACTCGTGGATCTTCCTGCAGGCCATTTCCGTGGCGGCTGTGTTCTTCGGTGCGATGACCTATATCGGCAACGCCCCGAACTTCATGGTGAAGGCCATCGCAGAGTCGAGCGGCGTCGATGTGCCCAGTTTCGTCGGCTATCTCGTGAAATATTCGCTGCCGATCCTGATCCCCGTGTATTTCGTGATCTGGGTCATTTTCTACAGCGGGTGGGTCATCCAACTGTAAGTACATTCGCATGTGCTCCGTCTTTCAGGAGACTGCACATTCCGATTGCCTATGTCCCGAGAACCGCTTTCCAGAGAAGAAATCGCCCGGGCTTTGCAAGAGCTCGACGGGTGGACATTCGAGAACGACCGGCTCGTCAAGCAGGTCGCGTTCGGCGATTTCCGGGAGGCGATGGGGTTCATCGTCCGGGTGGCGTTTGAAGCCGAGGCGCTCGATCATCATCCGGATCTGCACAATGTGTACAACCGGGTGACGCTTGCACTCAATACGCACGATGCAGGCGGTAAGGTGACTGCCTTTGACGTTGCGTTGGCGAAGAAGATAGACCGTTTGTGAGGGCGTTATATGCGCATTTCCGCGGCCGCGGCCCGGAGATGACATGATTCCGATACCATGGAAACAGAACTGATCCGGTTTTTTGACGCCCTTCCGGGGGATATGGTCAGGACCTTGCCCCTGATGCTTGTGACGGGGGTGGGGGTTATTCTTGTCGTCTGGGATGCTTTCCGAAAAAGCATCCTCGAGCTGGCCTGGATTTCCGGCGCCGTCCTCGCAATCGGGATTGTCCTGGAGCTATGGCGACTCAATGCGGAAGCAGGGACGGCTTTCTACGGGATGGTGCGCACGGGCGGATACGCGTCTTTCGTGAATATCGTGATCCTGTCCGGGGGCTTGCTTACCGTGGCGCTGTCTCCGGCATACTGGAAGAGGACGGGCCAGGAGTATGGGGAAGTCTATGCGCTGATTCTGCTCGCTACCGCCGGGATGATCGTGCTCGGGACGGCGAACAACATGGTGGCCGTTTTTGTCGGGCTGGAAACGATGTCCGTATCGCTGTATATCATGGCGGGGTTGCTTCGGGGGGATGAGGGAAGCGCGGAGGGCGCCCTCAAATATTTCCTGCTGGGAGCCTTTGCCACAGGATTTTTTCTATACGGGATCGCCCTGCTGTACGGTTCAACCGGCACGATGTATATCCCGGAGATGGCTGCGGGCCTTGAAGCGAGCGGCCAGGTCATGTTGTTTCGCGCCGGCGCGGCGTTGCTTCTGATCGGATTCTTCTTCAAGGTGGGCGCCGTGCCGTTTCATATGTGGACCCCCGATGTGTATCAGGGTGCGCCGACCACGATGGTCGGCTATATGTCCACGACCTCGAAGGCGGCGGCATTCGGGGCCCTGATTCTGATTTTGCGTGACATTATGCCCGCAGATGGCTGGGCGCCCCTGCTTGCGTCCGTTGCGCTTGCCACGATGGTGTTGGGCAATCTGCTTGCCGTCCTGCAAGGAAACGTAAAACGTATGCTGGCCTATTCGTCCATTGCGCACGGAGGCTATATTCTGGTCGGGTTGACCGCAGGAGGGGCTGCCGCCTGGTCGGGCGCACTCTACTACCTGCTCGTGTACACCCTGATGAATATCGGCGCTTTCGGCGTGATGGCGTTTCTGGAATGGGACGGTAAGGGCGGACGGGAGCAAACCCTCGATTCGCTGGCGGGAGTGGGTCTCCGCAAGCCCCTCCTTGGCGTTACGATGGGATGCTTCATGTTCAGTCTCGCAGGATTTCCGCCGTTCGGCGGCTTTCTGGGCAAGTACGCAGTGTTTGCGCCTGCCGTGGATGCCGGCTATACCTGGCTGGTTGTGGTTGGGGTACTGGCCAGTGTCGTATCGGCTTTTTATTATCTGCGCGTACTGTATGTCTTTTTTATGCGCTCTCCGCAGGATATCCCGGAGACTGCGCCTGCAATGGACGCTGCATTCCCGACGCCTTTGGCTTTGCGGGTCGTGCTGGTTGCGTGTGCGGCGGCGTTGCTTGTCCTGGGCATTGCCCCAGGGCTTCTGAACATGACCCTCGGGTTCTTTTAGGACCTGTTAAGGAATCTCTGATTAAATCCACATGGGCGAGGACCTTGGGACGCGCCTTCTCTCAAAACATAAACGTGCGGACCACCCTGCCATGAAACGCCTCGTGGAGACGCTCATTCCGCATGAACCCGGGCTCGGGTTGTACGTGGCGCCGGATATTCCCAGAAAAAAAGTGCGCAATGCGCTCCGCGATTATGCGCAAGGTGTTTCCGAATCGGAAGTATTGGCGCTGTACGATGCTACGTGGATGGAAAATGCGAAGGATGGGGCCGTGTTTACGGCAGATCGCCTTGTTTTCCAGAACAACGATTTTTCGCCGGTCCAGGATGTGCGTTATGCCGATATCGTCGGCGTGGAGGGGAAGCGCAAACTCATGGGCGGGCGGAACATAACCTTACAGGTGAACCGCGGGCGGGCCACCTTCGACGTAATACTGGATTTTTCCTTCCGGCCCGGGGCGTGCCAGTATGTGGTTGCCTTTTTGCAGGAGGCGATGATACGCGTCCTTGATGAGGAGGGGCAGGAAGGGGGTGCAGCGGCAGATGCTCCCGCCGGAGATGTTTCTACCAATCCGGTCGAGGTGCGCGCCGCCCTGAAAACACTGCACTTGCGCGGCGTGCTCACCTCTTCCGATCTGCGCGCTATGCTGCGCGCCATAGGCGTTTCTCCGGATACGGATACCGGGGAATCCGGTTGAGATCGCCGCTGCATAGTGTTAACAGGCCCTACGGAATCCCCAGCAGTTTGTGTGTCTGGAGCGAAAGGCGCCACATCGGGTGCTCCAGACAATACGCGATGGTTTGCTTTGTGTATTTCTCCAGATCGGGGCCGTCCATAGGTTGCAGGAAGAAATGCCGAAACGGAAGACCGGTAAAATCCTCCGGCGGCGCCTTCTCCTGCGGGTACACCAGTTTCAGTTCGTCGCCTTCCTTCAGTATCAGCTCGGCCCCGGCTTTCGGGCTGACGCAAATCCAGTCGATGTCCGCGGGGGGTGCTTTCGTGCCGTTCGTTTCGATAGCCACCTCGAATCCCTCTTTGTGCAAGGCGGCAATCAGCGGTTCGTCCAGTTGCAGGAGCGGTTCGCCGCCCGTACAGACCACATAGCGGGCGTTTTTCCCTGCAGGCCAATGGGCGGCCACAGTCCGCGCCAGTCCGGATGCCGTGTCGAACTGTCCCCCTCCCGGGCCATCCGTGCCCACGAAGTCGGTGTCGCAGAACTGGCATACCGCAGTGGCCCGATCCGCTTCCCGCCCACTCCAGAGATTGCATCCGGCGAAGCGCAGAAAGACCGCCGGGCGCCCCGTGCGGGCGCCCTCTCCCTGGATGGTGTACTGTATTTCCTTGACGCTGTACGACACGTTCTCGATGGCGCCGCCGGATGCGCAAGGTATGTGGGCCGACCCGTTAGCGCGCGGCGTCGAAATTGCCGGCGACCTGATCCCAGTTGACCACGTTCCACCAGGCGTTCACATAGGCGCCGCGGTCGTTCTGGTAGTTCAGATAGTACGCGTGTTCCCAGACATCGATGCCCAGAATCGGCGTGTGTCCCTGCATGAGAGGACTGTCCTGATTGGCCGTGGAGTATGCTTCCAGCTCCCCGTTCCCGTTCACGACGAGCCAGGACCATCCGCTCCCGAATCGTCCCGCCGCGCCCGCAGCGAACGTTGCCTGGAACGCATCGAGCGAACCGAACGCTGCGTCGATGGCCGCTGCGAGATCGCCTGCAGGCGCTCCCCCGCCGTTCCCCGACATAATGCTCCAGAACAAGGTATGATTGGCGTGTCCGCCGCCGTTGTTGCGGACCGCGCCCCGGATGGCTTCGGGCACGCTGTCGATGCCGCGCAGCAGGTCTTCCACCGACATATCCTGCAACGCCGCATGGCCGTCCAGGGCGGCATTCAGTTTGTTGACATATCCCTGATGGTGCTTGCCGTGATGAATGCGCATCGTCCGTTCGTCGATGGTGGGTTCCAGCGCGTCGAAGGCATAGGGCAGATCGGGAAGTTGGTGAGCCATGATGTTTGTTATTTCGTTGCGTGTGAAGAAAAAAATGAAGGATTCATATCGCGCAGGGACGCGTTTTCCGGCGAACCGTCGGGATCGTACGCGATCTGCCCGCAAGATGTTTTCCGCTGCAGGACACGCTGATTAAAACCGCTTCGATCAGAGGATCTATTTTTCCTGTTCGAGAATCGCGACGGCAAGGGGCGGCAGGGTTACGATCACGGAGTGGTTTCGTCCATGAAACGGCGCCGGATCCGTATCGACGCTTCCGAGATTTCCCACCCCGCTTCCGCCGTATATCTGTGCATCGGAGTTGAGCACTTCCCGCCAGCGGCCTTTCCCGGGCATGCCGATGCGGTAGTTCGTGCGCGGGACCGGCGTGAAATTGAACAGAAACACGAGTTCGCGGTCCGCCGTGCGCCGGATGTAACTGATGGTGCTGTCGTCCTCGTCGCTGAAATCGATCCACTCGAATCCGCCGGGCTGGTCGTTCCAGAGTGCCGGGTGATCGCGATACAGGGTATACAGGTCCTTCACCCACGCCATCATGCCCTTGTGCAACGGGTCTTTCAGGGCGTCCCAGTCGACGGCATGGTCGTGGTCCCATTCGGAAGTCTGTCCGAATTCCGACCCCATGAAGAGCAGTTTCTTCCCCGGGTGCCCGATCTGGTGCCCGTACAGGAGGCGCAGGTTCGCCGCCTTCTGCCAGGCGTCCCCGGGCATTTTCCCCCAGAGCGATCCCTTGCCGTGCACGACCTCGTCGTGCGACAGCGGCAGGATGTAGTGCTCGGAATACGTATAGAGGAGGGGAAAGGTGAGCCGGTCCTGGTGGTGTTTCCGGTGGACGGGGTCCTTTTCCATATACTCGAGGGTGTCGTGCATCCACCCCATGTTCCACTTGAACAGGAAGCCGAGCCCTCCGTCGTACGTCGGCCTGGAAACGCCCGGCCATGCCGTGGATTCCTCGGCGATCATCAGCACGTCCGGGGCATGACTGTAGACCATCTCGTTGACTTTCTTGAGAAGGTCGATGGCCTCCAGATTCTCCCGTCCGCCGAACATGTTCGGGCTCCAATCCTTGCCCCGCGAATAATCCCGGTAGAGCATGGAAGCCACCGCATCGAAGCGCAGGCCGTCTATGTGGTATTCCTCAATCCAGAAGAGCGCATTCGAGATCAGAAAGTTGCGGACCCCCGGCTTGTTGTAATCGAAAACATAGGTTCCCCAGTCGGGATGGTACCGCATACCGGGATCGTCGTACTCGTACAGGGTGCCGCCGTCAAAAAAAACGAGCGCCTGCGGGTCGGTGGCGAAGTGGGCCGGCACCCAATCCAGCAAGACCCCGATGCCGCGCCGGTGCAGGTAATCCACGAGATACTTGAAATCCAGGGGCGAGCCGTACCGGAAAGTGGGGGCGTAGTAGCCCGCGACCTGATAGCCCCAGGAACCATAGAACGGGTGTTCCATGACCGGCATGAATTCCACATGCGTGAAACCGAGTGCTTCTACATGGTCCGCAAGGGGTTTGGCGATTTCCCGGTAGCTCATGGAGTACATCCCCTTCTTGCGCCAGGACCCGAGATGCACCTCGTAGATTGAGACGGGCCGGTTCAGTGAATCCGGACCGC comes from Bacteroidetes bacterium SB0662_bin_6 and encodes:
- a CDS encoding sodium:proton antiporter produces the protein MSFVSYPERIVFFRCLPLAAAGLLAACLLLPGPAWSAPPVLPQESGVEQVTDDHAEVPGDHAGAAHDEQEAAHDEQETAHDGQEAGDHAPADAHAGAAEHAGGEDDHHGPLPPVWLVLPFITLLLMIATGPLFYAHHWHRHYPKYAVALGAIVVIYYLFVLGSSVPMVHALAEYLSFIALVASLFIAASGIFLSLNARGTPWTNSILLFVGSVVANLIATTGAAMLFIRPYMRLNKGRLKPYHIVFFIFLVANVGGGLTPIGDPPLFLGFLRGVPFFWTFTHVWYIWLPTMLLLLGIFYVIDARNKQEAPAIDASRGLMGIVGSKNFIWVLVVILSVFIDPQVFGWVPRLHIGSVHLPFGIRELIMFSVCVLAFVFADKTALKKNEFTFEPIREVGWLFLGIFATMQPALQLISEFAHQNSDSLSVGMFYWATGVLSGILDNAPTYLNFLAAAMGKFGLDVSVAAQVREFAAGVDSWIFLQAISVAAVFFGAMTYIGNAPNFMVKAIAESSGVDVPSFVGYLVKYSLPILIPVYFVIWVIFYSGWVIQL
- a CDS encoding NADH-quinone oxidoreductase subunit J yields the protein MFSQLFFFFFAAVAIASGIGLIVSRSPVSGALWLVLNLFCVAALYITMNARFLGVIQILVYAGAIMVLFLFVIMLLNLAALPKLQSLNRKLVVAFVLGMAILAQLMYVLAASLDLLPEPTMPDAASGSASALGQELLTRYALPLEIIGILLLVATIGAVLLARRKFE
- a CDS encoding NADH-quinone oxidoreductase subunit M, translating into MSIPYITSLVIFAPLAGALLTLMARSDHAVRWIALGTTGIAFLLSIVLFAAFDASAELAGTTQLVDTFTWFPESADIKYFVGIDGLSLLLVMLTTLLGPIVVLSSWNYIGRQRKGYYTLLLILQTGVTGVFCAFDVFLFYIFFELTLIPMYFIIGIWGGPRRIYAAVKFVLFTLTGSLLMLVGILYLGYAAGDAVNGGVFTTDWYKLLAFDTPVGLQTWLFPIFALAFAVKVPIFPLHTWLPDAHVEAPTGGSVILAGVLLKMGTYGLVRFCLPFFPNAAYDYALPFAILAVIGIIYGALVSRVQSDAKSLVAYSSISHLGFVVLGIFAFTMEAMQGAVIQMVNHGLSTGALFLLLGMLYERRHTREMDDFGGIARTVPILTFFMIFSVLASAGLPGLNGFVGEFMILLGAFRSDLIGHPVLIAAATTGVILAAVYLLWMVYKTFFGELDNEANRTMHDMTGREIALMVPLVVLMFVLGFAPNRFLQKSEPATQFLLDSIREKRMAAENVRGTQDATRFFGYSSPTPDSETATGSHSDGTPETAFSDVSN
- a CDS encoding NADH-quinone oxidoreductase subunit L gives rise to the protein MQGDLLVGLIILLPLIGAVCIGLSGLFMPDLRPYEGLIGGLATAMVAIPFAITVYLFVGYGGEPLLVDYYTWMSAGDFELSFAYRIDALSLLMTLVVTGVGGVIHLYSIGYMHGDRGYWRFFAYLNLFIFAMLNLVLADNVPVLFLGWEGVGLCSWLLIGFWYENFRNSAAANKAFIMNRIGDFAFLLAIFLLYREVGALDFGSLLQAVDTLPQHVVNWVVLLLFIGATGKSAQIPLFTWLPDAMAGPTPVSALIHAATMVTSGLYLLARFSPVVLEAPTVMAVIAIVGALTAIMAATVATVQNDIKKVLAYSTVSQLGYMFAAAGVGAFFVSIFHVVTHAFFKGCLFLGSGSVIHAMHAVEHDLKEEDLLSETDDDSDEVLVHPFDPQDMRTMGGLSRYLPATGLTYLIATLAIAGLPPLAGFFSKDEILFRVFEYGYDGHAYAWFVWLIGIVTAFLTAFYMMRSYMLTFEGRSRWPASDRIQPSESPWTMTVPLWILAVLSVLGGFIGLPAVIGHGRFNWIHHWLGAPYGGPVAEPPAVEHGAGFIWIEWALLIVGALIAVAGIRFAMRAYGVHGLAFDERIARRLGGLYRIWQGKYFWDAFYDRAVVRPVLRLARQGCAAFDARVVDAGVNGLANLIAAVSRLVRRMQTGRVQHYATIILLGAVFVVAIMLVL
- a CDS encoding NADH-quinone oxidoreductase subunit N, coding for MVRTLPLMLVTGVGVILVVWDAFRKSILELAWISGAVLAIGIVLELWRLNAEAGTAFYGMVRTGGYASFVNIVILSGGLLTVALSPAYWKRTGQEYGEVYALILLATAGMIVLGTANNMVAVFVGLETMSVSLYIMAGLLRGDEGSAEGALKYFLLGAFATGFFLYGIALLYGSTGTMYIPEMAAGLEASGQVMLFRAGAALLLIGFFFKVGAVPFHMWTPDVYQGAPTTMVGYMSTTSKAAAFGALILILRDIMPADGWAPLLASVALATMVLGNLLAVLQGNVKRMLAYSSIAHGGYILVGLTAGGAAAWSGALYYLLVYTLMNIGAFGVMAFLEWDGKGGREQTLDSLAGVGLRKPLLGVTMGCFMFSLAGFPPFGGFLGKYAVFAPAVDAGYTWLVVVGVLASVVSAFYYLRVLYVFFMRSPQDIPETAPAMDAAFPTPLALRVVLVACAAALLVLGIAPGLLNMTLGFF
- the mdh gene encoding malate dehydrogenase; its protein translation is MAKLTVIGAGNVGATVADCVARKDIVNEVVLIDIVEGLPQGKALDMQESAPVHGFDTRVTGTNAYENTAGSDICVITAGRPRTADMSRDDLLELNANIVRSVTERFAADSPDAIIIVVSNPLDAMTSVAHAASGFPAQRVMGMAGILDTARYRTFIALELGVSVRDVQALLLGGHGDSMVPLPSCTTVGGIPLPGLLPPEKIHAIVERTKGGGGEISRLMGASAWYAPGASAAAMVESVMKNLSRVLPCAVQPSGQYGLADLFIGLPARLGRNGVEDILEVGLSDEEQALLDASAEHVRRNLDVLRQKGFM
- a CDS encoding 4a-hydroxytetrahydrobiopterin dehydratase — its product is MSREPLSREEIARALQELDGWTFENDRLVKQVAFGDFREAMGFIVRVAFEAEALDHHPDLHNVYNRVTLALNTHDAGGKVTAFDVALAKKIDRL
- the nuoK gene encoding NADH-quinone oxidoreductase subunit NuoK, producing the protein MELTLAWYLSLSAVLFTIGALGVLLRRNAIVVFMSIELMLNAVNITLVAFSRSMGDVAGQVLVFFVMAVAAAEAAVGLAIVIALFRKKETVDLSRFNLFRF